TGCGTACGGCGCGGCCGTGGGCGGTGGACGTGGCCAGCGGGGTGGAGTCGGCGCCGGGGATCAAGGACCCGGCCCGGCTGGAAGCCTTCATCCGCGCGGTGCGCGAGGCGGATACGGCGTGAGCGGCGCTCCGGCCGCCATCGAGGAATGCCGCGATGGCGACGGTTCGCCCGCCCTTGCCGAGCTGGTCGGCCGCGCCCGCCCGCTGGTGATCCGCGGCCTGTGCCGCGACTGGCCGATGGTGGCCTGGGCGCGGCAGTCGGACGACGCGTTTGCGCGCGAGCTGGCGCGGCGGGACAACGGCGGCGAGGTTGATGCGCTGCTGCTGCCGCCGGGCGAGGGCGGGGTGATCGGCTACAACGCGGCGTTCGACGGCTTCAACTACGAGCACCACCGCGTCTCGATCGGCCAGGGCCTGCAGCGGCTGGCGCAGTACAGCCGCCAGCCGGAGGCGCCGGGGCTGGCGATGCAGAGCGCGCTGATCGCCGAGTGCCTGCCGGGGTTGCTGGACGATCACGCCATTCCCTTCCTCGACCGCAGCATCCAGCCGCGCATCTGGATCGGCAACCGGGTCACCACGCCGGCGCATTTCGACGAGTACCACAATGTCGCCTGCGTGGTGTGCGGCATCCGGCGCTTCACCCTGTTCGCGCCGGAACAGGCGCGCAACCTGTACGTCGGGCCGCTGGATTTCGCGCCTACCGGCGCGGCGATCGGCATCGCCCGGCTCGACCGCCCCGACGATCCGCGCTTTCCCCGCCTGAAACGGGCGCTGGCCGAGGCGCAGGCGGCGGAGCTTCATCCCGGCGATGCGATCTACATTCCGCCGCTGTGGTGGCATCACGTGGAATCCCTGCAGCGGATCAACGCGCTGGTGAACTACTGGTGGCGGCCGGTGCCTGCCGACGGTCATGCGCCGGACACTGCGCTGGGCGCCCTGATGCACTGCATCCTCGCCTTGCGCGCGCTGCCGCCGGCGGAACGGGCGGCGTGGAAGGAACTGCTGGACTACTACGTGTTCGGCGACGAGGATCCCGCCGCACACTTGCCCGCCGACCGGCGCGGCATCCTCGGCCCGCTCACGCCCGGACAACTGGCCGAGGTCAGGGCCTCCATTCGCCGTTACCTGTGACCCCCGTTCGGTCGGGCTTGCCGCTAAGATGGCTGCTTGCCTGTAGGAGCGCACCCTGTGCGCGATGCTCTTTCTGCATAGTGGACAAAAGCATCGCGCACGACCGAAGGAAGTCCCTTGTGGACAGGGTGCGCTCCGACGCCCGTATCGAGTGACTACATGAGCAAGATCGTGGACTACAACGCTTACCCCGACGCGCACGGCCGCTTCGGCAACTACGGCGGCAGTTACGTCGCCGAGACCCTGATGGCGCCGCTGGCCGAACTGACCGAAGCCTACCTGCGCCTGCGCCAGGATCCGGCCTTCATCGCCGAACTCGACCGCGACCTGAAGCACTACGTGGGCCGGCCCAGCCCGATCTACCACGCCGAGCGGCTGTCGAAGCACGTCGGTGGCGCGCGCATCCTGTTCAAGCGCGAAGACCTCAACCATACCGGCGCGCACAAGATCAACAACACCGTGGGCCAGGCGCTGGTCGCGCGCAACATGGGCAAGACCCGCATCATCGCCGAGACCGGCGCCGGCCAGCACGGCGTGGCCAGCGCCACGGTGGCGGCGCGGCTGGGCCTGAAGTGCGTGGTCTACATGGGCGCGGTGGACATCGAGCGGCAGAAGATCAACGTCTATCGCATGAAGCTGCTCGGCGCCGAGGTGGTGCCGGTCACTTCCGGCTCGAAGACGCTGAAGGATGCGCTGAACGAGGCGATGCGCGACTGGGTCACCAACGTGGCCGACACCTTCTACATCATCGGCACCGTTGCCGGGCCGCATCCGTACCCGCTGATGGTGCGCGACTTCAACGCGATCGTCGGCCGCGAGGCGCGCGCGCAGATGCTCGAAGAGTATGGCCGCCTGCCCGACGTGCTGACCGCCTGCGTCGGCGGCGGCTCCAACGCGATCGGCCTGTTCCATGCCTTCCTCAACGACGCCGGCGTGCGCATCGTGGGCGCCGAGGCGGCGGGCGAGGGCATCGCGACGGGCCATCACGCGGCCTCGCTGGCCGCCGGCCGTCCCGGCGTGCTGCACGGCAACCGCACCTACGTGCTGTGCGACGACAACGGCCAGATCACCGAGACGCATTCGGTCTCGGCCGGCCTCGATTACCCGGGCGTCGGCCCCGAGCATGCGTTCCTGAAGGACACCGGCCGCGCCGACTATGTCGGCGTCACCGACGACGAGGCGCTGGCGGCGTTCCACCTGCTGGCGCGCACCGAAGGCATCCTGGCCGCGCTGGAGTCCAGCCACGCGGTGGCGCAGGCGGTCAAGCTGGCGCGCGAGTATCCGCCGGACGGCATCGTGCTGTGCAACCTGTCCGGCCGCGGCGACAAGGACGTGCACACGATCGCCGCGCGCGAAGGAGTCGAGGTATGAGCCGCATCGACCGCCGCTTCGCTGCACTGAAGGCCGCCAATCGCACCGGCCTGATCCCGTTCGTCACTGCC
This genomic stretch from Rhodanobacter thiooxydans harbors:
- the trpB gene encoding tryptophan synthase subunit beta: MSKIVDYNAYPDAHGRFGNYGGSYVAETLMAPLAELTEAYLRLRQDPAFIAELDRDLKHYVGRPSPIYHAERLSKHVGGARILFKREDLNHTGAHKINNTVGQALVARNMGKTRIIAETGAGQHGVASATVAARLGLKCVVYMGAVDIERQKINVYRMKLLGAEVVPVTSGSKTLKDALNEAMRDWVTNVADTFYIIGTVAGPHPYPLMVRDFNAIVGREARAQMLEEYGRLPDVLTACVGGGSNAIGLFHAFLNDAGVRIVGAEAAGEGIATGHHAASLAAGRPGVLHGNRTYVLCDDNGQITETHSVSAGLDYPGVGPEHAFLKDTGRADYVGVTDDEALAAFHLLARTEGILAALESSHAVAQAVKLAREYPPDGIVLCNLSGRGDKDVHTIAAREGVEV
- a CDS encoding cupin-like domain-containing protein, encoding MSGAPAAIEECRDGDGSPALAELVGRARPLVIRGLCRDWPMVAWARQSDDAFARELARRDNGGEVDALLLPPGEGGVIGYNAAFDGFNYEHHRVSIGQGLQRLAQYSRQPEAPGLAMQSALIAECLPGLLDDHAIPFLDRSIQPRIWIGNRVTTPAHFDEYHNVACVVCGIRRFTLFAPEQARNLYVGPLDFAPTGAAIGIARLDRPDDPRFPRLKRALAEAQAAELHPGDAIYIPPLWWHHVESLQRINALVNYWWRPVPADGHAPDTALGALMHCILALRALPPAERAAWKELLDYYVFGDEDPAAHLPADRRGILGPLTPGQLAEVRASIRRYL